The sequence GGTCAGGCTCTGAATCCTGAACAACAACGTATTCATTAATTTCCAGATCCTACTGGCTTAATTCCAATGTAGTCAGATCGTACGAAGCATTCCATGTAAAATTACTGATATTGGTCCGTATCTCCATTTGCAAATTAAAATTGTTCATCCAATTGCTTAAATGTCACTAAATTCTGCTGATGTTTTTCCAGAAGTGTATATAGCTCTTCATACCAATGAAGTTCCTTTGAAATGTAACCCATCAACTCAACCTGTCCCTTGTGTTCCCCTTGTCCAAGTCTGGAACTCACAGGTTTCTCTAGCTTCACTCTCTTTTCTAGACAAAAGTTTCTCTCATGGATCTCTGTCACTACCACGTCCCAAAGAATGGAGATTGTTAGATCAAGAAATGAAGAGCTGGAGATGGACCGTGTTGATAAGGGACAGCTGGAAATTGCATCAAAGTCACTGAAAGTTTCCAATTACAGGGTGTGAGCAGGAAGTGGCTTCAATCAGTCAGAAATGTGAAGGAAAGAGTGGTGAACAAAACCCATGTGAAACTGGAACAAAGAATGTTCTCGATATAGCTCAGGTAGGCACAACTGGGAACTCCACTGCTTCACTCGTCAAGGCTTGTTGTTCAGAAGGGGTGAGTGAACAGGATGTTCCCTCTGAGTATGAGTTCAACCAGCTGAATGTCCAACTCCTAAACCCATCCAAGTGCTTTCCATTGTTGGCCATGTTGGGTGTTCCAATGGCTGACTGCCTGGAGCCTCACTGCCTCTTTGATTCCATTTCCAGCCCATCCCTGAGGTAAAATAAGGAAAACCCATTGCCACACTGCTGAGTCTGTACTGAGGAATTTTACTGCACCAGTTCATCCAATTCCAAACTCATTACACCTTGTGTTTCATGGACAATTTATCTGTTGGCCCATTTGGCCTTCCCATTTATCTCATGTCAACTGTTAAACCTGCAATAATTAGCAATCACTCCATTTCTCCCCTTCACTTGACTAATTTACATTGTTTACTTCTCCAATATTCACAGCTAACTTGGTGGCAATTGTAACTCTATCACGAGGGCGGTGTGGACTCTCCAAATGTGTCACTTGCTATCTTCTGGCAATGGCCATGGCAGATCTACTGGTCGTCATATTTAACATCATTCCCAAAGTGATATACTTCTATTACAAACCTCCTGTGTGCAACATCATAAATACTATGAGTTACGTGTCTGTGGCTAGTTCCCTCTGGCTCACTGTAGCCTTCACCTTGGACCGTACGGTGGCCATTTGCTTCCAGAGGCTGAAGATCAGATACTGCACTGAAAAAGGTGCAGCTATTGTCATTGCAGTGGTGAGTCTGCTGAGTTTGTTCACCAACATCCCGTGGTATTTCACGTACAGGTCTTATATCTGCTGGGCATCGcttgatttcatattttcccGTGGGTGGAAAGCCTTTGACTGGGGGCACCGTGTTTTAACCCCAGTTGTCCCCTTCCTGCTGATCCTGCTGCTCAATGTGGTCACTATTAGGCACATTCTGATGGCCAGTGTAGCCCGCAGGAGACTGAGGTATCAGCGGAATAGGGAGGAGAAGGACGACCAAGAAATGAAGAATCGAAGAAGATCCATTATTTTGCTCTTGACTTTATCGGCCAGCTTTATCCTGTTATGGATGACACATGTGGTCATTCTTGCAGTTGAGTCGATTTCTATGCAGTATTTCGTAATGACACCTTCGTATGTCGTGGGTCAAAAGGTGGGAATAATGCTTCAGTCATTCAGCTCCTGCACCAACATGTTTATTTATGCCATCACTCAGAAGAAGTTCCGACAGGAGGTGAAAAATGTTGTGAAATATCCTTTTAGGCCCATCCTGAATTTCTGTAGAAGCTAGGGAAAGAGTCGTAACATTCAACCCAGGACAGGTGGTAATGTTATTGTTCCTGACCAGCAAAACCCAGTTGTAAAATCAGATCAAAGAGCTTTGAAAATGAGAATTAGAAAGTCCACACTTAGTCAGGTGGAGGGTTCAGCAATATCCTAAAATATCAACTACAGCCTCCCACACAACATTGACCCACAGCAATTTGCCACCGCTGAAACAGTCCACAGTTGATCCACAGCCCCTTTATTTGCAACTGCTCTGTCCGAGATCACAAGGAACTGCCGAGGGTCTTGGATACAGCTCAGCAATTCGAccaaaccagcctcctctccacagactctgtcGATACGtcttgctgcctcaggaaaggaGCCAGCTCATTCGAAGACCCCATGCACTCTGGACAGTAGTGGTTACACTACTATCATTTTCACATACTGAAATGAGTGGGTTTGAAAAGAATGGAAGAAATTGGTTCAGGGAGTGGATTATCTTTGCCTTTGTATGTGTAGAAGAAAATTTTTAATAAAAGGTTAAAAGAGTTGTCAGTTGGTAAAGCTTTCTGACACTGTGACTATCCTGCATTTTCCAATTAAGCTGCAAATCTACATAACTGAGATCATTGTACTAACTGTACTGATACTACTGCTTACATTGATAATACGGCTGCAGAAGATAAAGGTGAGATAACTGCAGAAGATGAGGCATAAATTAACTCTTTGTCTTGTTAGTGGGAGGTTGATTTTGCTCAACTGTCTGCTACTAAGGTTAAAAGCAAGCTGATCTCCTTGTACCTCAGAGTCCATGATATGCTAAAATAAAAGATTTGCTATTTGGAATCTGGTATAgagctttattttaaaatttctctGTCAGCATCACAGTATAAAACGTGTTCTCAATCTCAGCTGTCAACACTGAGATGGTATTAATCAACCTCATTAACTCCATTAAATCTCTTCATTTCACTCGGTACCCTCCTCAACCACTGTGAAAATCACATTTCCCCTTCATCTGCTCATTAACCAGATGCCGATTTCTGTAAATGAATTGATTTATTATCTGGGATATTCTGAAAACATCCTTTTTGTAATGAAGTCAATAAAATGAGAGATCTACAGTATTTACTAACTTTGGAAACTTTTGTTGTGAGATAAACTTGCAAGTCAATTCTCTTCCCAACAACTCACTGGAATGTCTTCTGCAGGATTAG comes from Mobula hypostoma chromosome 8, sMobHyp1.1, whole genome shotgun sequence and encodes:
- the LOC134351161 gene encoding probable G-protein coupled receptor 139 gives rise to the protein MITDCIIYLLMGFRPHYYRILAVIGVLSNLVAIVTLSRGRCGLSKCVTCYLLAMAMADLLVVIFNIIPKVIYFYYKPPVCNIINTMSYVSVASSLWLTVAFTLDRTVAICFQRLKIRYCTEKGAAIVIAVVSLLSLFTNIPWYFTYRSYICWASLDFIFSRGWKAFDWGHRVLTPVVPFLLILLLNVVTIRHILMASVARRRLRYQRNREEKDDQEMKNRRRSIILLLTLSASFILLWMTHVVILAVESISMQYFVMTPSYVVGQKVGIMLQSFSSCTNMFIYAITQKKFRQEVKNVVKYPFRPILNFCRS